In Sphingobacterium thalpophilum, a genomic segment contains:
- a CDS encoding SusC/RagA family TonB-linked outer membrane protein, which yields MMRVLLILFMLSFSGQLLLAQSLVLTVRDSTDQKPIKGVLVRLDDVLLPRTTDDRGEIVLKPLKNKALISFRMMGYQHKELEVTTGKLPEVIYLSRTSHTLAEVTVNTGYQVLSRERSAGSFELVDSALFNRSVGMNVLSRLENTTSGLLFDTRTDQPKLQIRGLSTLFSDANPLIILDDFPFEGNIESINPNDIANVSILKDATATSIWGARAGNGVIVITSKRGSSNKARHISYRNNFSWSAKPNLMAYPEMSSADYIGFQRVLYDQGYYESSINDKTLYPVLGEAVEIWQGVKEGRMDAAEGDRLVDMLKTRDVRQDISRYLYRPTFLQQHFVSIDGGAASNSYLFSVGYDKNNTDLVGQYNDRLTLNLRNNIDLTKQIKLESDFYYAHEGGTQSGLGGYATGYRLGRDRVALFPYTRLVDESGNRLPVERDFRHSFVDTVGNGALLDWNYFPLKDRDAVKVTSAMNTLRFNIGAKAQLFSFLRASLKYQFGQSFGRNDDYMGPDSYYARNLINLMTTVKNGTPAYAVPMGGILDYSNSRLASHSFRMQTDLNLKIGDLGLLNGLIGAELRHSKQKSEGNRLYGYVDDLISSAPVNTVDYLPTYNGMYGLQRIPGGVTLSESTTRFISYYGNVGYSYDGRINFNASMRKDESNLFGVETNKRGVPLWSVGASWNIAREDFWRSKIFSSLNLRATYGTSGNIPNGMSAYTIISNSSASSNSVVKIPYANIVSPRNPYLRWEKVAMANFALDFGLLDDRIKGTVEYYRKKVVDMVSSQTVDPTKGFSSVMVNSAHMTGQGVDLNLIGKVLKGSWNWTVNMQTGYAKNTLTKYLLNSQSPAYLYVGSGTNVLPYEGEMPYMLLSYRFNGLDPATGDPIGELDGAPSENYKDIRQKTALDQLVFHGSPVPLWHGALRNTLSYRQLTVSANIAFKAAYYFRRNTISYSSLLKNNDGHVDYALRWQKAGDELYTTVPSFVYPINEDRDNFYSMSSATVENGSHIRLNDIKISYAFKGNVFGSKIIRGMDLYCYADRLNWVLWRKNSRGIDPEYPDGFKLPMQISFGLNIQL from the coding sequence ATGATGCGAGTTTTATTGATTCTTTTCATGCTGTCTTTCTCGGGACAGCTGTTATTGGCCCAGTCTCTGGTATTGACTGTACGGGATAGCACAGATCAAAAGCCCATCAAAGGTGTATTGGTCCGATTAGATGATGTGCTCCTTCCGAGGACTACGGACGATCGAGGGGAAATTGTGCTTAAGCCTTTGAAAAATAAGGCTCTGATCAGTTTTAGGATGATGGGCTACCAGCATAAAGAATTGGAGGTGACGACCGGAAAGTTGCCCGAAGTGATTTATCTGAGTCGGACAAGCCATACCTTAGCAGAGGTAACGGTAAACACGGGTTATCAGGTGCTCTCGCGTGAACGCTCCGCAGGTTCTTTTGAGCTGGTAGATTCGGCACTGTTTAATCGATCGGTGGGTATGAATGTGCTTTCTCGACTGGAGAATACCACATCGGGACTGCTCTTTGATACGCGTACCGATCAGCCAAAACTACAGATCAGAGGACTGAGTACGTTATTTTCGGATGCGAATCCACTGATTATTCTGGATGATTTTCCTTTTGAAGGGAATATCGAGTCCATCAATCCTAATGATATTGCCAATGTATCGATCTTAAAGGATGCGACGGCAACCTCCATCTGGGGTGCACGGGCTGGAAATGGCGTTATCGTTATCACAAGCAAACGTGGAAGCAGCAATAAAGCTAGGCACATCAGCTACCGCAATAATTTCTCATGGAGCGCAAAACCCAATTTAATGGCTTACCCCGAAATGTCAAGTGCAGATTATATAGGCTTCCAGCGTGTACTCTATGATCAAGGATATTACGAGAGCAGTATAAATGACAAAACGTTATATCCGGTATTAGGTGAGGCGGTGGAAATCTGGCAGGGAGTCAAGGAAGGGCGTATGGATGCTGCTGAAGGCGATCGACTGGTGGATATGTTGAAAACTAGGGATGTGCGACAGGATATCAGTCGCTATCTGTACCGCCCGACATTCTTGCAGCAGCATTTTGTTTCCATAGATGGTGGTGCGGCCAGCAACAGCTACCTGTTTTCAGTCGGTTATGATAAAAATAATACAGATCTAGTAGGGCAATACAATGACCGGCTGACCTTAAATCTCCGAAACAACATCGATCTGACAAAGCAGATCAAATTGGAAAGTGACTTTTACTATGCACATGAGGGCGGTACACAAAGTGGCCTCGGCGGCTATGCTACCGGTTATCGTTTAGGTCGCGACCGGGTTGCCCTATTTCCATATACGCGTTTAGTTGACGAAAGTGGGAACCGACTGCCTGTGGAAAGAGATTTTAGGCATTCTTTTGTGGATACAGTGGGCAATGGAGCACTACTGGACTGGAATTATTTTCCGCTGAAGGATCGGGATGCGGTAAAGGTCACCTCGGCCATGAATACCCTGCGGTTTAATATAGGGGCAAAAGCACAGCTGTTCAGCTTCCTGCGTGCAAGTCTCAAATATCAATTTGGACAGTCTTTTGGTCGAAATGATGACTATATGGGACCGGATAGTTACTATGCGCGCAACCTGATCAATTTGATGACGACGGTCAAAAATGGGACACCAGCTTATGCGGTACCGATGGGCGGAATCCTGGACTATAGCAACAGTAGGCTGGCATCGCACTCTTTTCGGATGCAAACGGATCTGAATCTCAAAATCGGGGATTTGGGACTGTTGAATGGGCTCATTGGGGCAGAACTGCGCCACAGTAAACAGAAGAGCGAGGGAAATCGGTTATACGGATATGTGGACGATTTGATTAGTTCAGCACCTGTTAATACAGTCGATTATCTCCCCACCTACAATGGGATGTATGGACTGCAAAGGATCCCGGGTGGGGTAACGCTCTCGGAAAGCACCACCCGTTTTATCTCTTACTATGGTAATGTAGGCTATTCCTACGATGGACGTATCAACTTCAATGCAAGTATGCGCAAGGATGAATCCAACCTGTTTGGTGTAGAGACAAATAAACGTGGGGTGCCGTTGTGGTCGGTAGGTGCTTCGTGGAATATCGCGCGTGAAGATTTTTGGCGATCAAAGATTTTCTCTAGCCTGAATCTGCGCGCTACTTATGGTACGAGTGGTAATATCCCCAATGGGATGTCTGCTTATACCATTATCAGCAACAGTTCGGCCTCTTCAAATTCGGTTGTTAAAATACCTTATGCCAATATCGTATCCCCGCGGAATCCTTACTTACGCTGGGAGAAGGTGGCGATGGCCAATTTTGCGCTGGATTTTGGTCTGCTGGATGATCGGATCAAGGGAACGGTGGAGTACTACCGAAAAAAGGTGGTAGATATGGTCAGCTCGCAGACAGTGGATCCGACGAAAGGGTTTTCGTCTGTAATGGTCAATAGCGCGCATATGACCGGGCAGGGAGTAGACTTGAATTTGATCGGAAAGGTTTTAAAAGGTAGCTGGAACTGGACTGTCAACATGCAGACAGGCTACGCTAAAAATACCTTGACAAAATATTTGTTGAATAGTCAAAGTCCGGCTTACCTCTATGTGGGAAGTGGTACCAATGTGCTGCCTTATGAAGGTGAGATGCCTTATATGCTCCTGAGCTACCGCTTCAATGGGCTGGATCCGGCAACAGGTGATCCCATAGGCGAGTTGGATGGCGCTCCTAGCGAAAATTATAAGGATATCCGTCAGAAGACGGCTTTGGACCAGCTGGTTTTCCATGGCTCGCCAGTACCGCTGTGGCATGGCGCCTTGAGGAATACGCTTTCGTACAGACAACTTACGGTTTCGGCCAATATAGCGTTTAAAGCTGCTTATTATTTTCGGCGGAATACCATCTCCTACAGTAGCTTACTAAAAAATAATGATGGCCATGTCGACTATGCGCTGCGCTGGCAAAAGGCTGGTGATGAGCTGTATACGACTGTTCCTTCTTTTGTGTATCCGATCAATGAAGATCGGGATAATTTCTATAGTATGTCGTCAGCGACCGTAGAAAATGGATCCCATATTCGTTTAAATGATATCAAGATTTCTTATGCCTTCAAAGGAAATGTATTTGGAAGTAAAATCATCCGTGGTATGGACCTATACTGTTATGCTGATCGCCTAAACTGGGTGCTTTGGCGTAAAAATAGCCGCGGTATCGACCCTGAATATCCGGACGGATTTAAACTGCCGATGCAGATTTCCTTCGGTTTAAACATACAATTATAA
- a CDS encoding IS110 family transposase — protein MKTAGLDVHKDSIFCAVFNGKHYSDVEVFETFSTGIRQLGAYLKAAGVLRVAMESTSIYWIPVWNILSEMGFDLMLVNPFLIKQLPGRKSDVKDAQWIAQLLHKDMLRGSFVPGERIQELRSYTRSYSKLQQRIVRMLTKMDNILVQAGIRLGSLVSDIGGKSMLSVIDALIAGERDAVRLSKLVYASKKNKENGKLAAALTGCMKEHHRFNLQMAKAEYDLLIKQSAEYIEKIEAICLRDFPRQSALLKTIPGVSRISSAVIIAETGADMKVFENSGKLSGWVGLRPKNDESAGKYKSTAITKGNRYLKPILVQVAWAASRCKGSYFKDKFNRLSIRKSSKKALIAIARKISVVVWNILKDLTPYNPALQVIYEPAKLDARIRYHQKEMERIAKLKP, from the coding sequence ATGAAAACAGCAGGACTTGACGTGCATAAAGATAGTATTTTTTGTGCGGTATTTAATGGGAAGCATTATTCGGATGTGGAGGTTTTCGAAACCTTCAGTACGGGCATTCGACAGTTGGGAGCCTACTTGAAGGCTGCGGGTGTTCTCCGAGTAGCGATGGAGAGTACCAGTATTTACTGGATCCCGGTCTGGAATATTCTCTCTGAAATGGGCTTTGATCTGATGCTGGTGAATCCCTTTTTAATCAAACAGCTGCCCGGCCGCAAAAGCGATGTAAAGGATGCACAGTGGATTGCCCAGCTACTTCACAAAGATATGCTTCGCGGGAGTTTTGTGCCCGGTGAGCGAATACAGGAACTCAGGAGCTACACCCGTTCCTATAGCAAGTTGCAGCAGCGGATAGTCCGTATGCTTACCAAAATGGACAATATCCTCGTACAGGCCGGAATCCGTTTGGGTAGTCTTGTGAGTGATATCGGAGGGAAAAGTATGCTGAGTGTCATTGATGCCCTGATAGCCGGGGAGCGTGATGCCGTACGTTTAAGCAAACTGGTCTATGCCAGTAAGAAGAACAAAGAAAACGGAAAGCTGGCAGCAGCACTAACCGGCTGCATGAAGGAGCACCACCGCTTCAACCTGCAGATGGCAAAAGCTGAATACGACCTGTTGATCAAGCAGTCTGCTGAGTATATAGAAAAGATTGAAGCTATCTGCCTGCGTGATTTTCCACGGCAGAGTGCCTTGCTAAAGACGATTCCCGGCGTTAGCCGTATCAGTTCCGCTGTGATCATCGCCGAGACCGGCGCAGACATGAAAGTTTTTGAAAACAGCGGTAAACTGAGCGGATGGGTCGGATTACGACCAAAGAATGATGAAAGCGCAGGGAAATATAAAAGTACAGCGATCACTAAAGGAAACAGATATCTCAAGCCAATACTGGTACAGGTTGCCTGGGCGGCAAGCCGCTGTAAAGGCTCTTATTTTAAAGACAAATTCAACCGTCTAAGTATAAGAAAATCCTCGAAAAAGGCCCTGATCGCTATCGCACGAAAAATATCCGTTGTTGTATGGAATATCCTAAAAGACTTAACCCCTTATAATCCGGCACTACAGGTGATCTACGAACCAGCCAAACTAGATGCCAGGATACGGTATCACCAAAAAGAAATGGAACGCATAGCGAAACTTAAACCATAA
- a CDS encoding helix-turn-helix domain-containing protein: MTKLTGKSSKGRKPRKDMFPEIRKTLGQHLRKLRQEENFSLDDIAFMSNLSKSAVWNVEEGISYDIDQYMEYASTLGRGFHTLFKEAMITYSVGPRLALPPDRLARINLTAKIKDIISSEELFKEETTVEQIANLLIEKKGIEKNSKLSSSISTILGNWVKDGLLESRKAGNINYYKFKKSK; encoded by the coding sequence ATGACTAAATTAACAGGTAAAAGCTCGAAGGGAAGGAAACCGAGAAAGGATATGTTTCCAGAAATAAGAAAAACATTAGGTCAACACCTAAGAAAATTACGGCAGGAAGAGAACTTCTCTTTAGATGATATAGCGTTTATGTCTAACTTGTCCAAATCCGCAGTTTGGAATGTTGAAGAAGGAATAAGTTATGATATTGATCAGTACATGGAATACGCATCTACCCTTGGCAGAGGATTTCACACCCTTTTTAAAGAGGCAATGATTACTTACTCCGTAGGCCCTAGGTTGGCTCTGCCCCCTGATAGACTGGCCCGTATAAACTTGACTGCAAAAATTAAAGACATAATTTCCTCTGAAGAATTGTTCAAAGAGGAAACTACGGTAGAGCAAATTGCAAATCTTTTGATTGAAAAAAAAGGTATCGAAAAAAATTCCAAATTGAGCTCATCCATTTCAACTATTTTAGGTAATTGGGTCAAAGATGGGTTGTTAGAAAGCAGAAAAGCAGGTAATATTAATTATTACAAATTTAAAAAATCGAAATAA
- a CDS encoding prolyl oligopeptidase family serine peptidase, with protein sequence MAFQSFIIIFKSRNHLLVNILSIIIFSFLFISHSIVQEKLKVNYKHLTYLPKNYNTTTAKYPLVIYLHGGSQKGNDLEKLKVYGLPYLVDKGKDFDFVMVAPQCPDGKYWSTENWFDSLYNEVIANYRIDKSRIYVTGISMGGYGTYIAALDHPEKIAAIVPLCGGVNDSDTTRICTLKDIPILTYHGTADKEISIHETERIAESLKKCNGNLTFHRLEGEGHGIQYLYETKSEIYEWMLRQRKD encoded by the coding sequence ATGGCGTTTCAATCATTCATCATAATTTTCAAATCGAGAAACCATCTACTTGTCAATATTCTTTCAATTATCATTTTTAGCTTTCTTTTTATATCGCATTCAATTGTTCAAGAAAAGCTAAAAGTCAACTATAAACACTTAACCTATCTGCCTAAAAACTATAATACAACCACGGCTAAATATCCTCTGGTTATCTATCTTCATGGCGGTTCACAAAAAGGTAATGATTTAGAAAAGTTAAAGGTCTATGGTCTTCCCTATTTAGTAGACAAAGGAAAGGATTTTGATTTTGTTATGGTCGCCCCCCAATGTCCTGACGGAAAATATTGGTCCACGGAAAATTGGTTTGATTCGCTATACAATGAAGTAATAGCAAACTACCGCATCGACAAAAGTCGCATCTACGTAACCGGAATAAGCATGGGCGGATACGGAACGTACATCGCAGCATTAGATCACCCTGAAAAAATCGCAGCCATTGTTCCATTATGCGGTGGTGTGAATGATAGTGACACCACTAGAATTTGCACGCTCAAAGACATTCCTATCCTGACGTATCACGGAACGGCGGATAAAGAAATCTCCATACATGAAACTGAGCGAATAGCAGAATCTCTAAAGAAGTGTAATGGCAATTTAACCTTCCATCGACTTGAAGGCGAAGGTCATGGTATCCAATATCTCTATGAAACTAAGTCGGAAATTTATGAGTGGATGTTGAGGCAGAGGAAAGACTAA
- a CDS encoding ATP-dependent endonuclease, with the protein MAKAKKAEEISLVSVNPDVPKPKLTKLIIKNYRCIGSTSVQLDLNEIVVLVGANNVGKSSILRAYELAMSQGSAKADLSIEDFPNNKIDPDNLPEIEVHTRVFDNAPGDKWIETLDNGDLIVKEKFTWKNVGKPIRQGWDVELQEWSENVPWGAPNVANSRRPEPHKVDAFDSPEKQANAIRDLLMQALNERVKNYKTTNPEEGEEENDYQKLLGQIKKLQKKILDEAQEQIDEVNAELTTLISKVFPNYKIDFDAKAEDNLDKAINLFKSDAQLLMGPSDGYLSTIDRQGSGARRTLLWTALKFISENNQKSKPDSAVTRPHLLLIDEPEICLHPNAIREACNLLYELPENGNWQVMVTTHSPIFIDFAKDNTTIIKVEKADNGEIKGTTVFRPDKVNLDDDDKRNLKLLNLCDPYMAEFFFGGKVIVVEGDTEYTAFNYVKRKKPDLYNNINIIRARGKATIVSLIKVLNHFGSDYAVLHDCDKPRITTKKGREMANPAWGNNPNILEAINSKPDGTSTRLLASLPNFEEAYFGDVADEEKPYNALKKLEENEGFFDTVETLLKALINFESAPPINCTEWNSIEELEERLQAVLV; encoded by the coding sequence ATGGCAAAAGCAAAAAAAGCCGAAGAAATTTCATTAGTTTCAGTCAATCCGGACGTTCCCAAACCTAAACTTACAAAATTAATAATAAAAAATTATCGTTGCATTGGATCAACTTCCGTCCAACTAGATCTAAATGAAATCGTTGTATTAGTTGGAGCAAATAATGTTGGCAAAAGTTCAATTCTAAGAGCTTATGAATTAGCGATGTCACAAGGTTCGGCAAAAGCCGATTTAAGTATCGAAGATTTTCCAAACAATAAAATAGATCCAGATAACCTACCTGAAATCGAAGTTCACACTCGAGTTTTTGATAATGCGCCAGGTGATAAATGGATTGAAACCCTTGACAATGGCGACTTAATTGTAAAAGAAAAATTCACTTGGAAAAATGTCGGGAAACCGATTAGACAAGGCTGGGATGTGGAACTCCAAGAATGGAGCGAGAATGTTCCTTGGGGCGCTCCAAATGTAGCCAATTCACGTAGACCCGAGCCGCATAAAGTAGACGCATTTGATTCCCCCGAAAAGCAAGCAAATGCCATTAGAGATCTTCTAATGCAGGCTTTAAATGAGAGGGTTAAAAATTATAAAACAACGAACCCTGAGGAAGGTGAAGAGGAAAATGACTATCAGAAATTATTAGGTCAAATAAAAAAATTGCAAAAAAAGATTCTCGATGAAGCCCAAGAACAGATTGACGAAGTCAACGCTGAATTGACCACTTTAATAAGTAAAGTATTTCCGAACTACAAGATCGATTTTGATGCAAAGGCTGAAGATAATTTGGATAAAGCAATAAATCTGTTTAAATCAGATGCTCAACTACTTATGGGGCCATCTGATGGGTATCTTAGCACAATCGATCGGCAAGGGAGTGGAGCAAGGAGAACTTTGTTATGGACTGCGCTTAAATTTATTTCTGAAAATAATCAAAAGTCGAAGCCTGACAGTGCTGTAACAAGACCTCATCTACTATTAATAGATGAACCAGAAATATGTTTACATCCAAATGCAATTAGAGAAGCTTGTAATCTATTGTATGAATTACCAGAAAATGGAAATTGGCAAGTAATGGTAACAACCCATTCTCCTATTTTTATTGATTTTGCAAAGGATAACACAACTATAATAAAAGTTGAGAAGGCTGATAATGGAGAAATTAAGGGAACTACAGTATTTAGACCCGATAAAGTTAATCTAGATGACGATGATAAAAGAAATTTAAAGCTTTTAAACTTATGTGATCCATACATGGCGGAATTTTTCTTTGGGGGCAAAGTCATAGTTGTGGAAGGAGATACTGAGTATACGGCATTCAACTATGTTAAACGGAAAAAACCTGATTTATATAACAATATTAATATAATTAGAGCCAGAGGAAAAGCTACTATTGTATCCTTAATAAAAGTGTTAAACCATTTCGGTTCGGACTATGCAGTACTTCATGACTGTGATAAACCTAGGATCACGACTAAAAAGGGACGGGAAATGGCGAATCCGGCTTGGGGTAATAACCCAAATATCTTAGAAGCTATAAATTCAAAACCTGATGGTACATCTACTAGACTCCTTGCTTCTTTACCAAACTTTGAAGAAGCTTATTTTGGTGATGTAGCTGATGAAGAAAAACCTTACAATGCTTTAAAGAAATTAGAAGAAAATGAGGGTTTCTTTGACACTGTAGAGACATTGTTAAAAGCCCTGATAAATTTTGAATCAGCTCCTCCAATAAATTGTACCGAATGGAATTCAATTGAAGAGTTAGAGGAAAGATTACAAGCTGTATTAGTATAA